In one window of Caenimonas aquaedulcis DNA:
- a CDS encoding ABC transporter permease, whose translation MAAATQSPWRWPGSAPGADATLPFWRREPGRVQWLVIAAVSLAAMFGLWWFATREGGWISPLFMPPPLEVWEAFVRLWSRPYLGSSLGEHIAASLRIVAGGWLLAGAIGVPLGIAMGWWKRVRWIAFPVFQILRPVPPLAWIPLAILWLGIGNSARIFVVFIAAIVPWVLNSMQAVYSIDNILIRAAKTLGASDRQILTRVVCRTALPTLVAGARIALGNAWTTLVAAELLAATAGLGYIALNASRTLEVGILLVAMAIIGLLGALFSIGMHLLTRWVAPWAKAGAAS comes from the coding sequence GTGGCCGCCGCAACGCAATCCCCGTGGCGTTGGCCCGGCTCGGCGCCGGGTGCCGATGCGACGCTGCCGTTCTGGCGGCGCGAGCCGGGTCGCGTGCAATGGCTGGTGATCGCGGCGGTGTCGCTCGCCGCGATGTTCGGCCTGTGGTGGTTCGCGACGCGGGAGGGCGGCTGGATCTCCCCGCTCTTCATGCCGCCGCCGCTGGAAGTGTGGGAGGCCTTCGTGCGGCTGTGGTCGCGGCCCTACCTCGGCAGCTCGTTGGGCGAGCACATCGCCGCCAGCCTGCGCATCGTCGCGGGAGGGTGGCTGCTCGCGGGAGCCATCGGCGTGCCGCTGGGCATCGCGATGGGCTGGTGGAAGCGGGTGCGCTGGATCGCGTTCCCGGTGTTCCAGATCCTGCGGCCCGTGCCGCCGCTCGCGTGGATTCCGCTGGCGATCCTCTGGCTGGGCATCGGCAATTCCGCGCGGATCTTCGTGGTCTTCATCGCCGCGATCGTGCCGTGGGTGCTGAACTCGATGCAGGCCGTGTATTCCATCGACAACATCCTGATCCGCGCCGCGAAGACGCTCGGCGCGAGCGACAGGCAGATCCTCACGCGCGTGGTGTGCCGCACCGCCTTGCCGACGCTCGTCGCCGGCGCGCGCATCGCGCTGGGCAACGCGTGGACGACGCTGGTGGCAGCCGAACTGCTGGCCGCCACCGCGGGGCTCGGCTACATCGCGCTCAATGCGTCGCGCACGCTGGAAGTCGGCATCCTCCTGGTGGCGATGGCCATCATCGGCCTGCTCGGTGCGCTGTTTTCCATCGGGATGCACCTGCTCACGCGCTGGGTGGCGCCTTGGGCGAAAGCCGGGGCGGCCTCGTGA
- a CDS encoding ABC transporter permease — MSRTSAHSATLYGGAALAVLLAAWWLATAIPGFIPPRVLPSPWDVVARFGALFAEPFSGATLVGHAAVSLQRWGLGVLAALALGLPLGIALAWLPPLRAVVTPVFELLRYIPPFAWVPIAVLWFGASTTTQALIVFIAAFPACIINTQLAVAQVDTILVRAARTLGAGSMTTLGRVVLPVAAPTIFTGFRIAFSNGWMALVGAELVVGKQGLGFLISQGQVNDSAATILVGMTSIGLLGFLIDAVLQRVQTSALPWKPALVRPLE; from the coding sequence GTGAGCCGGACATCCGCTCACTCCGCCACGCTGTACGGCGGCGCCGCGCTGGCCGTGCTGCTCGCGGCGTGGTGGCTGGCCACGGCCATCCCCGGTTTCATTCCACCGCGCGTGCTGCCCTCGCCGTGGGACGTGGTCGCGCGATTCGGCGCCTTGTTCGCGGAGCCCTTCAGCGGGGCGACGCTCGTGGGCCACGCAGCCGTCTCCCTGCAGCGCTGGGGCCTCGGCGTCCTCGCGGCTCTGGCACTCGGGCTTCCGCTCGGCATCGCGCTCGCGTGGCTGCCGCCGCTGCGCGCCGTCGTCACGCCGGTGTTCGAGTTGCTGCGCTACATCCCGCCTTTCGCCTGGGTGCCGATCGCGGTGCTGTGGTTCGGCGCGTCGACGACGACGCAGGCGCTCATCGTCTTCATCGCCGCATTCCCGGCGTGCATCATCAACACGCAGCTCGCGGTCGCGCAGGTGGACACCATCCTCGTGCGCGCGGCCCGCACGCTGGGCGCGGGGTCGATGACGACGCTCGGCCGGGTGGTGCTGCCTGTCGCGGCGCCCACGATCTTCACCGGCTTTCGCATCGCGTTCAGCAATGGCTGGATGGCGCTGGTCGGCGCAGAGCTGGTCGTCGGCAAGCAGGGCCTCGGCTTCCTCATCTCGCAGGGCCAGGTGAACGACTCCGCCGCGACCATCCTCGTGGGCATGACCAGCATCGGCCTGCTCGGGTTCCTCATCGACGCGGTGCTGCAGCGCGTCCAGACTTCTGCTTTGCCCTGGAAGCCGGCGCTCGTCCGGCCACTCGAATGA
- a CDS encoding ABC transporter ATP-binding protein produces MEIRGVSKTFRARGGETVALEPCDLSIAKGEFVTVVGPSGCGKSTLMMIAAGLEAPSSGEVLVDGRPAGPAGPRRSVVFQRFALFPSETVAQNIGFGLRVAGLPREECEQRIAEQLELMGLKQFRDAYPHELSGGMQQRVAIARALAVRPEILLMDEPFGALDAQTRTVLQEEVSRLQRELHYTVLFITHSVEEAVYLSDRVIVMSRGPGRILREIAVPRDAAWRGVDIEQAGDDPAFMQAKREIWDLIRGQIVRH; encoded by the coding sequence ATGGAAATCAGGGGAGTCTCCAAGACTTTCCGTGCGCGCGGCGGCGAGACGGTCGCCCTCGAACCCTGCGACCTGTCGATCGCCAAGGGCGAGTTCGTCACCGTCGTCGGCCCGTCGGGCTGCGGCAAGTCCACGCTCATGATGATCGCCGCGGGGCTCGAGGCCCCGAGCAGCGGGGAAGTGCTGGTCGACGGCCGGCCCGCCGGCCCGGCGGGCCCGCGCCGCAGCGTCGTGTTCCAGCGCTTCGCCCTGTTTCCCTCGGAGACGGTCGCGCAGAACATCGGCTTCGGCCTGCGCGTGGCCGGTTTGCCGCGCGAGGAGTGCGAACAGCGCATCGCCGAGCAGCTGGAACTCATGGGGTTGAAGCAGTTCCGGGACGCCTACCCGCACGAGCTGTCCGGCGGTATGCAGCAGCGCGTGGCGATCGCGCGCGCGCTCGCGGTGCGCCCGGAGATCCTGCTCATGGACGAGCCTTTCGGCGCGCTCGATGCGCAGACGCGCACCGTGCTGCAGGAGGAGGTTTCGCGACTGCAGCGCGAGCTGCACTACACGGTGCTCTTCATCACGCACAGCGTGGAAGAGGCGGTGTACCTGAGCGACCGCGTCATCGTGATGTCGCGCGGGCCGGGGCGAATCCTGCGGGAGATCGCCGTACCACGCGATGCCGCCTGGCGGGGCGTCGACATCGAACAAGCCGGGGACGACCCCGCTTTCATGCAGGCCAAGCGAGAGATCTGGGACCTGATTCGCGGACAGATTGTGCGTCACTAA
- a CDS encoding ABC transporter substrate-binding protein — translation MTKLLKLMATVTVAAAGITVGAWPADALAQGGAPVKMVLISQSNEAGFPMWLAKKLNYFSGNGIDATIKYFPNGGAALASGAAGDWQGGWIGSPPAITGYAKFGLTPVGTMMKEDRNIKLIMRKDALKGSSPAQVLVTKQIGSVPNSTWSQVLYACAKHFKVDPGKMKVVPLEPPVTRQSLRSGEIAAGTTDSSPDIDLVNDKENFEVVCDGAVAGTSVVDPWIVTKKFATENPAAAAAFVEAGFRASELIMKDREKAVAYLLEFYKDVGIDGDEKKARYTLGYRDYQTLDQALADARSGASEKALTETAQVFVAGGAYDKVPDLKSAIGSGLPILEAAKKLRK, via the coding sequence ATGACGAAGTTGTTGAAACTGATGGCCACCGTCACCGTGGCCGCCGCGGGCATCACCGTGGGCGCCTGGCCCGCGGATGCGCTGGCGCAGGGCGGCGCGCCGGTCAAGATGGTGTTGATCAGCCAGTCGAACGAGGCGGGCTTCCCGATGTGGCTCGCCAAGAAGCTGAACTACTTTTCGGGCAACGGCATCGACGCCACGATCAAGTACTTCCCGAACGGCGGCGCGGCGCTCGCGTCGGGCGCGGCAGGCGACTGGCAGGGCGGCTGGATCGGCTCGCCGCCCGCGATCACCGGCTACGCGAAGTTCGGCCTCACGCCCGTGGGCACGATGATGAAGGAAGACCGCAACATCAAGCTCATCATGCGCAAGGATGCGCTCAAGGGCTCCAGCCCCGCGCAGGTACTTGTCACCAAGCAGATCGGCTCGGTCCCCAACAGCACCTGGAGCCAGGTGCTCTATGCCTGCGCGAAGCACTTCAAGGTCGACCCGGGCAAGATGAAGGTCGTGCCGCTGGAGCCCCCGGTCACGCGGCAGTCGCTGCGCTCGGGCGAGATCGCCGCGGGCACCACCGATTCGTCGCCCGACATCGACCTCGTCAACGACAAGGAGAACTTCGAGGTGGTGTGCGACGGCGCGGTGGCAGGCACTTCCGTCGTCGACCCGTGGATCGTCACGAAGAAATTCGCGACGGAGAACCCGGCCGCCGCGGCCGCATTCGTCGAGGCGGGCTTCCGCGCGAGCGAGCTGATCATGAAGGACCGCGAGAAGGCCGTGGCCTACCTGCTGGAGTTCTACAAGGATGTCGGCATCGACGGCGACGAGAAGAAGGCGCGCTACACGCTCGGCTACCGCGACTACCAGACGCTCGACCAGGCGCTGGCCGATGCCCGCTCCGGCGCGAGCGAGAAGGCCCTCACGGAAACGGCGCAGGTCTTCGTGGCCGGCGGCGCCTACGACAAGGTGCCGGACCTGAAGAGCGCCATCGGCTCGGGCCTGCCCATCCTCGAGGCCGCGAAGAAGCTGCGCAAGTGA
- a CDS encoding SDR family oxidoreductase yields MTESMKGKVAAITGAASGIGLACARALLAEGATVVLVDRARERLEQLCAELGPQARPLVVDLLQPAQVSAMLPGILDSAGRLDIFHANAGSYVGGQVAEGNPDDWDRMLNLNVNAAFRSVHAVLPHLVAQKSGDILFTSSVAGVVPVVWEPIYTASKFAVQAFVHTTRRQVAKHGVRVGAVLPGPVVTALLDDWPKAKMEEALASGSLMQPQEVADAVVFMLTRPRNVTIRDLVILPNNVDL; encoded by the coding sequence ATGACTGAAAGCATGAAGGGAAAGGTGGCGGCCATCACAGGCGCCGCCTCCGGCATCGGCCTGGCGTGCGCGCGGGCGCTGCTGGCCGAGGGCGCGACGGTGGTCCTGGTCGACAGGGCCCGGGAGCGCCTGGAGCAGCTGTGCGCCGAGCTGGGGCCGCAGGCGCGGCCGCTGGTGGTCGACCTGCTGCAGCCGGCGCAGGTGTCCGCGATGCTGCCGGGCATCCTCGACTCCGCCGGCCGGCTCGACATCTTCCACGCGAACGCGGGCTCTTACGTCGGCGGCCAGGTGGCCGAGGGCAACCCGGACGACTGGGACCGCATGCTGAACCTGAACGTGAACGCGGCCTTCCGCTCCGTGCACGCCGTGCTGCCGCACCTCGTCGCGCAGAAGTCCGGCGACATCCTCTTCACCAGCTCGGTCGCGGGCGTGGTGCCGGTGGTGTGGGAGCCGATCTACACGGCGTCGAAGTTCGCGGTGCAGGCCTTCGTGCACACCACGCGGCGGCAGGTCGCCAAACATGGCGTGCGCGTCGGCGCGGTGCTGCCGGGCCCGGTCGTCACCGCGCTGCTGGACGACTGGCCCAAGGCGAAGATGGAGGAGGCACTCGCGTCCGGCAGCCTGATGCAGCCGCAGGAAGTCGCCGACGCGGTGGTCTTCATGCTGACGCGGCCGCGGAACGTGACGATCCGCGACCTCGTGATCCTTCCCAACAACGTCGATCTCTGA
- a CDS encoding FGGY-family carbohydrate kinase encodes MAAKYVIGVDVGTGSARAGIFDAAGRMLASAKQDFALFHAPGAIVEQSSSEIWAAVCTAVKLSREEAGVGAGDVAGIGFDATCSLVVLGEGGEPLAVGPSEDPARDIIVWMDHRAVAQAERINAMGHDVLRYVGGRISPEMETPKLLWLLENRPAQFRAAWQFFDLADFLTWRATGDLARSTCTVTCKWTYLAHERRWDDSYFRAIGLGVLADEGFARIGRNVVDPGSPVGAGLTAKAASELGLRAGTPVSAGMIDAHAGGIGTVGADGDAQACLAYVFGTSSCTMTTTAEPVFVPGVWGPYYSAMVPAMWLNEGGQSAAGAAMEQLLAMHPAAAEGARRAAAEGQSLPALLSTLAARKVPSLSQAAQLSNGLHVVPEFLGNRAPFADPHARALIAGLGMENDLDSLVALYVAGICGIGYGLRQIIDTQAAAGAPIARVVISGGAGRDDLVRQLLADVTGKPVLATQAQEPVLLGAAMLGAVAGGLCADVQEAMSGMSHIGKTYTPAGGDIAALHDARYDAFRRLQDVGRAIR; translated from the coding sequence ATGGCGGCGAAGTACGTCATCGGCGTGGATGTCGGCACCGGCAGCGCGCGCGCCGGCATCTTCGATGCGGCGGGCCGCATGCTGGCATCGGCGAAGCAGGACTTCGCGCTGTTCCACGCGCCGGGTGCCATCGTCGAGCAGTCGAGCAGCGAGATCTGGGCGGCGGTGTGCACGGCGGTGAAGCTGTCGCGCGAGGAGGCGGGAGTCGGCGCAGGCGATGTCGCGGGCATCGGCTTCGACGCGACCTGTTCCCTCGTCGTGCTGGGGGAGGGCGGGGAGCCGCTCGCGGTCGGTCCGTCGGAGGATCCCGCGCGCGACATCATCGTCTGGATGGACCACCGCGCCGTCGCGCAGGCGGAGCGCATCAATGCCATGGGCCACGACGTGCTCAGGTACGTGGGCGGCCGCATTTCCCCGGAGATGGAAACGCCGAAGCTGCTCTGGCTGCTGGAGAACCGCCCCGCGCAGTTCCGTGCGGCGTGGCAGTTCTTCGACCTGGCGGATTTCCTCACCTGGCGCGCGACCGGCGACCTCGCGCGCTCCACTTGCACCGTCACCTGCAAATGGACCTACCTCGCGCACGAGCGCCGCTGGGACGACAGCTACTTCCGCGCGATCGGGCTGGGCGTGCTGGCGGACGAGGGCTTCGCGCGGATCGGGCGCAACGTCGTCGACCCGGGCTCGCCGGTGGGCGCGGGCCTGACAGCGAAGGCCGCGTCGGAGCTGGGCCTGCGCGCGGGCACACCCGTGAGCGCGGGCATGATCGACGCGCATGCCGGCGGCATCGGCACCGTCGGCGCGGACGGTGACGCGCAGGCCTGCCTCGCCTATGTCTTCGGAACTTCGTCGTGCACCATGACGACGACCGCCGAGCCGGTGTTCGTGCCCGGCGTGTGGGGGCCCTACTACTCGGCCATGGTGCCCGCCATGTGGCTCAACGAAGGCGGCCAGTCCGCCGCCGGGGCGGCGATGGAGCAGTTGCTCGCGATGCATCCCGCGGCGGCCGAGGGCGCGCGGCGCGCGGCGGCCGAAGGGCAGTCCTTGCCGGCGCTGCTCTCCACGCTCGCGGCGCGCAAGGTGCCGTCGCTGTCGCAAGCGGCGCAGCTCTCGAACGGATTGCACGTCGTTCCCGAATTCCTGGGCAACCGCGCGCCCTTCGCCGACCCGCATGCGCGTGCGCTGATCGCCGGGCTCGGCATGGAGAACGACCTGGACAGCCTGGTCGCCCTGTACGTCGCAGGCATCTGCGGCATCGGCTACGGCCTGAGGCAGATCATCGACACGCAGGCCGCCGCCGGTGCGCCTATTGCGCGCGTGGTCATCAGCGGCGGCGCGGGACGCGACGATCTCGTGCGGCAGCTGCTGGCGGATGTCACCGGCAAACCGGTGCTCGCCACGCAAGCGCAGGAGCCCGTGCTGCTGGGCGCCGCGATGCTAGGCGCCGTGGCGGGGGGCTTGTGCGCGGACGTGCAGGAGGCGATGTCCGGCATGTCGCACATCGGGAAGACCTACACGCCGGCCGGAGGCGACATCGCCGCGCTGCACGATGCGCGCTACGACGCATTCCGGCGGTTGCAGGACGTCGGGCGGGCGATCCGCTGA
- a CDS encoding glycerophosphodiester phosphodiesterase family protein, whose protein sequence is MIIVGHRGARNLWPENSLSGFRELAALGVEAVEFDVHETRDGTAVVIHDPLMDRTTEGSGAIRDLPAAQVLATPLRAGQGERGGPAGECVPSLDDVLALFRPTGMELHVEIKTNAAGELPPGAIARLVKKLHGAGVADRSILTCFVPEVLEQVLQEWPQGRVLASLDHRSAEMLGGITKALARYAAIPGCIVAVQKTLLAATWDACSNALGSERLGAWVLNEPDEIAQWIGMPIRQITTDRPDLALAARRKA, encoded by the coding sequence ATGATCATCGTCGGGCACCGCGGCGCGCGCAATCTCTGGCCTGAAAACAGCCTGTCCGGATTCCGGGAACTGGCGGCGCTCGGCGTCGAGGCCGTCGAATTCGACGTGCACGAGACGCGCGACGGCACCGCCGTCGTGATCCACGATCCGCTCATGGACCGCACCACCGAGGGCAGCGGCGCGATCCGCGACCTGCCGGCGGCGCAGGTGCTGGCCACGCCCTTGCGCGCCGGCCAGGGCGAGCGCGGCGGCCCGGCGGGCGAATGCGTGCCGTCGCTCGACGACGTGCTCGCGCTGTTCCGGCCCACCGGCATGGAGCTGCATGTGGAGATCAAGACGAATGCCGCCGGCGAACTGCCGCCGGGCGCCATCGCGCGGCTCGTGAAGAAGCTGCACGGCGCCGGCGTCGCGGACCGCAGCATCCTCACCTGCTTCGTGCCCGAGGTGCTGGAGCAGGTGCTCCAGGAATGGCCGCAGGGACGCGTGCTCGCGTCGCTCGACCATCGCTCGGCGGAAATGCTCGGAGGCATCACGAAGGCGCTGGCGCGCTACGCGGCAATCCCCGGCTGCATCGTCGCCGTGCAAAAGACCCTGCTTGCGGCGACCTGGGATGCGTGTTCCAACGCCTTAGGCAGCGAGCGGCTGGGGGCGTGGGTGCTCAACGAGCCCGACGAGATCGCGCAGTGGATCGGCATGCCGATCCGGCAGATCACCACGGACAGGCCCGACCTCGCACTGGCGGCGCGCCGGAAGGCCTGA
- a CDS encoding ABC transporter permease subunit: MVERTPLLNAACHAILLGGVAMVVLPLYLAFVAGSLTLDQVQEVPLPWVPAGHFLDNARTAWQSAHFNRLFLNSFIVAVGITVGKIAVSLLSAFAITYFRFPFRMTAFWLIFVSLMLPIEVRISPTYESVANAALPLQWLAELLHVADGWRALTGHQVEIALEWNMVNTYPGLILPLIASASATFLFRQFFLTVPEELCEAARLDGASPMRFFWTILLPLSRSNIAALAIILFLYGWNQYLWPLLFTTDADMATAVIGLTKLVPKADSLPAWNVAMCAALLTLLPPVIVVAVLQRSFVKGLVDSSK, encoded by the coding sequence ATGGTCGAACGCACGCCCCTGCTCAACGCAGCTTGCCACGCGATCCTCCTCGGCGGCGTGGCGATGGTCGTCCTGCCGCTGTACCTGGCGTTCGTCGCCGGCTCGCTCACGCTGGACCAGGTGCAGGAAGTGCCGCTGCCCTGGGTGCCCGCCGGGCACTTCCTCGACAACGCACGCACGGCCTGGCAGAGCGCGCACTTCAATCGGCTCTTCCTCAATTCCTTCATCGTCGCCGTGGGCATCACGGTCGGGAAGATCGCGGTCTCGCTGCTCTCGGCGTTCGCGATCACCTACTTTCGCTTCCCCTTCCGGATGACAGCGTTCTGGCTGATCTTCGTCTCGCTCATGCTGCCCATCGAGGTGCGCATCTCGCCGACCTACGAATCCGTGGCCAACGCTGCACTGCCCTTGCAATGGCTGGCCGAGCTGCTGCACGTCGCCGACGGCTGGCGCGCGCTCACCGGGCACCAGGTCGAGATCGCCCTCGAATGGAACATGGTCAACACCTATCCCGGGCTCATCCTGCCGCTGATCGCATCCGCCTCGGCCACCTTCCTCTTCCGCCAGTTCTTCCTCACCGTGCCGGAAGAACTGTGCGAGGCCGCGCGCCTGGACGGCGCGTCGCCGATGCGCTTTTTCTGGACGATCCTGCTGCCGCTCTCACGCTCCAACATCGCCGCGCTCGCGATCATCCTGTTCCTCTACGGCTGGAACCAGTACCTCTGGCCGCTGCTCTTCACGACCGACGCCGACATGGCCACCGCCGTGATCGGCCTCACCAAGCTCGTGCCGAAGGCCGACTCGCTGCCCGCGTGGAACGTCGCCATGTGCGCGGCCCTGCTCACGCTGCTGCCGCCGGTCATCGTCGTGGCGGTGCTGCAGCGGTCGTTCGTGAAGGGCCTGGTGGACAGCAGCAAATGA
- a CDS encoding ABC transporter permease subunit, with product MNAGNDNGLKRAHFDKVRLPVLLLLPQLTILLLFFFIPSLRALTQAFLLSDPFGNSVQFVGFDNFRQLLASEVYRESVQVTVVFTLAQNALTIAAALVLAFASDRVIRGKGLYKSIILLPYAIAPVIAGILWAFLFNPAVGPLAQLLRGAGVAWDPNRNGTDAMVLVVLAASWKHICYDYIFLLAGLLAIPSSLMEAAAVDGARPLRRFFTIGLPLLGPTLFFLAVMNFVYGFFEVFAIIHAVTRGGPAGATNVMVYKVFTDGFVNLDLGSSAAQSVILMAFALVMTLLQFRYVERNVNYDS from the coding sequence ATGAACGCGGGCAACGACAACGGGCTGAAGCGGGCGCACTTCGACAAGGTGCGCCTGCCGGTCCTGCTGCTGCTGCCCCAGCTCACGATCCTGCTGCTGTTCTTCTTCATCCCCTCGCTGCGCGCGCTGACGCAGGCGTTCCTGCTGTCCGACCCCTTCGGCAACAGCGTCCAGTTCGTCGGCTTCGACAACTTCCGCCAGCTGCTCGCGAGCGAGGTCTACCGGGAATCGGTGCAGGTGACCGTCGTCTTCACGCTCGCCCAGAACGCGCTCACCATCGCGGCCGCGCTGGTGCTCGCGTTCGCGTCGGACCGCGTGATCCGCGGCAAGGGCCTGTACAAGTCGATCATCCTGCTGCCGTACGCGATCGCGCCCGTGATCGCAGGCATCCTCTGGGCCTTCCTCTTCAACCCTGCGGTCGGCCCGCTCGCACAGCTGCTGCGGGGCGCGGGCGTGGCGTGGGACCCCAACCGCAACGGCACGGACGCGATGGTGCTGGTCGTGCTCGCCGCCTCGTGGAAGCACATCTGCTACGACTACATCTTCCTGCTCGCCGGCCTGCTCGCCATCCCGTCGTCGCTGATGGAAGCGGCGGCCGTGGACGGCGCACGGCCCTTGCGCCGGTTCTTCACGATCGGGCTGCCCCTGCTCGGCCCGACGCTCTTCTTCCTGGCGGTGATGAACTTCGTCTACGGCTTCTTCGAGGTCTTCGCGATCATCCACGCCGTCACGCGCGGCGGGCCGGCGGGCGCCACCAACGTGATGGTCTACAAGGTGTTCACCGACGGCTTCGTGAACCTCGACCTCGGCTCCTCCGCCGCTCAGTCGGTGATCCTCATGGCGTTCGCGCTGGTGATGACCCTGCTGCAGTTCCGCTACGTCGAGCGCAACGTCAACTACGATTCCTGA
- a CDS encoding extracellular solute-binding protein — translation MNILRRRLAFTAIAAALVAGTQAARAEPVQVQWWHAMSGTLGERVDELVKKFNASQQKYVVVATYKGNYDDVINGTIAAYRAKRAPQMVQIYERGFMTMMLSDAVLPVQDFMTQRHYQIDWKDFVGPVAGFYSYKGKLQAMPFNSSSPILWYNKTHFEKAGFAKPAQTWGELEKQLYTIKQKGISACGTVLPGDYHWSYLENYSAINDLPYATKANGYKGLDTEFVYNKTMVVQQVGRMKKWLDDGVMEIAGQGANPEQLFASGRCSTLLASTAAHGNIERLAKIDWSATYLPWEQGKTPKNSTIGGASIWVLKGSKPAEYEATAAFLDFLAKPDTQVWWHKVTGYVPLTDKAYQIAKMEGYYKDHPTREIAILQLGRGTPTENSLGFHFGNFTQTMFAQREEVDAVFAGKKQPQAAMDSAVQRGNEVLRQFEKLNKGKY, via the coding sequence ATGAACATTCTCAGGCGCAGACTCGCATTCACAGCGATCGCAGCCGCGCTCGTCGCGGGCACCCAGGCAGCCCGGGCCGAGCCGGTGCAGGTGCAGTGGTGGCACGCCATGAGCGGCACGCTCGGCGAGCGCGTGGATGAACTGGTGAAGAAGTTCAACGCCTCGCAGCAGAAGTACGTGGTGGTGGCGACCTACAAGGGCAACTACGACGACGTGATCAACGGCACGATCGCGGCCTACCGCGCGAAGCGCGCGCCGCAGATGGTGCAAATCTACGAGCGCGGCTTCATGACGATGATGCTGTCGGACGCCGTCCTGCCGGTGCAGGACTTCATGACGCAGCGCCACTACCAGATCGACTGGAAGGACTTCGTCGGGCCGGTCGCGGGCTTCTACAGCTACAAGGGCAAGCTGCAGGCCATGCCTTTCAACTCCTCGTCGCCCATCCTCTGGTACAACAAGACGCACTTCGAGAAGGCCGGCTTCGCCAAGCCGGCGCAGACCTGGGGCGAGCTGGAAAAGCAGCTCTACACGATCAAGCAGAAAGGCATCTCCGCCTGCGGCACGGTGTTGCCGGGGGACTACCACTGGAGCTACCTGGAGAACTACAGCGCGATCAACGACCTGCCCTACGCCACCAAGGCCAACGGCTACAAGGGGCTGGACACGGAATTCGTCTACAACAAGACGATGGTCGTGCAGCAGGTGGGGCGCATGAAGAAGTGGCTGGACGACGGCGTGATGGAAATCGCCGGCCAGGGCGCCAACCCCGAGCAGCTCTTCGCGTCCGGCCGGTGCTCCACCCTCCTCGCGTCGACGGCCGCGCACGGCAACATCGAGCGGCTCGCCAAGATCGACTGGAGCGCGACCTACCTGCCCTGGGAGCAGGGCAAGACGCCGAAGAACAGCACGATCGGCGGCGCCTCGATCTGGGTGCTCAAGGGCTCGAAGCCGGCGGAATACGAGGCGACGGCCGCCTTCCTGGACTTCCTGGCGAAGCCCGACACGCAGGTGTGGTGGCACAAGGTCACGGGCTACGTCCCGCTGACCGACAAGGCCTACCAGATCGCGAAGATGGAGGGCTACTACAAGGACCACCCGACGCGCGAGATCGCCATCCTGCAGCTGGGCCGCGGCACGCCGACTGAAAATTCATTGGGCTTTCATTTCGGCAACTTCACCCAGACCATGTTCGCGCAGCGCGAGGAAGTCGACGCGGTCTTCGCGGGCAAGAAGCAGCCGCAGGCCGCGATGGACTCGGCCGTGCAGCGCGGCAACGAGGTGCTGAGGCAGTTCGAAAAGCTCAACAAGGGCAAGTATTGA